A single region of the Lycium barbarum isolate Lr01 chromosome 2, ASM1917538v2, whole genome shotgun sequence genome encodes:
- the LOC132628037 gene encoding uncharacterized protein LOC132628037 yields MNWVQRKIYLYNVTFGLYMLDWWERCLFNILVLVLLWFMGYNTFRYASDLFNRQLW; encoded by the exons ATGAATTGGGTTCAAAGGAAAATATATCTGTACAACGTCACTTTTGGATTGTACATGCTCGACTGGTGGGAGCGTTGTCTCTTCA ATATCTTGGTGCTTGTTTTGCTATGGTTTATGGGTTACAATACGTTTCGATATGCTTCCGACCTCTTCAATAG GCAACTGTGGTGA
- the LOC132628035 gene encoding CBS domain-containing protein CBSX3, mitochondrial yields the protein MQGLMRMLRSCHEKVKVTILQHPQFKSMSEMNKSFARFGRVISFPTVQRKEDNDIMVPESSTMQQKGLENTTVADVLMIKDEEKGSSWLCCRTNDTAYDAVKQMTANNIGSLVVLKPGEKKLIAGIITERDYLRKVIVQDRSTKYTRVGDIMTEQSKLITVTSDTNILQAMQLMSHHHIRHVPVIDGKVLGMISVVDIVKAVVDQQTGEVKQLNQFIRGDYY from the exons ATGCAAGGTCTTATGCGCATGCTCAGATCATGCCATGAAAAGGTCAAGGTTACAATTTTACAGCACCCACAATTCAAAAGCATGAGTGAGATGAACAAATCATTTGCAAGATTTGGACGTGTCATCTCCTTCCCCACGGTGCAGAGAAAGGAAGATAATGACATAATGGTACCGGAGTCTTCCACGATGCAGCAAAAAGGGTTAGAAAATACAACAGTTGCTGATGTGTTAATGATAAAGGATGAAGAAAAAGGTAGCTCATGGCTTTGTTGTCGGACAAATGACACAGCATATGATGCTGTTAAACAA ATGACAGCAAACAACATCGGATCTTTGGTGGTTCTAAAGCCTGGAGAGAAAAAACTGATAGCTGGAATTATAACTGAAAGAG ACTATCTGCGCAAGGTAATTGTACAGGATAGATCAACTAAATACACGAGAGTGGGAGATATTATGACCGAGCAG AGCAAGCTGATAACAGTTACATCTGATACAAATATTCTTCAAGCAATGCAGCTCATGAGTC ATCATCACATACGACATGTTCCAGTGATCGATGGGAAGGTGCTAGGCATGATATCTGTTGTAGATATTGTCAAAGCAGTGGTGGATCAACAAACTGGAGAAGTGAAGCAACTGAATCAATTCATCCGGGGAGATTACTACTGA
- the LOC132623633 gene encoding protein RADIALIS-like 3, producing the protein MASWTARQNKKFEEALALYDRDTPDRWHNIARCVGGKSAEEVRRQYELLVKDIRQIENGQVPLPNYTAAESNSRGYANEHRRLKNLNLQ; encoded by the exons ATGGCCTCGTGGACTGCAAGGCAAAACAAGAAGTTCGAAGAGGCTTTGGCTTTATATGACAGGGACACTCCTGATCGCTGGCATAACATTGCCAGGTGTGTAGGTGGAAAATCAGCAGAGGAAGTGAGGAGGCAATATGAGCTGCTTGTGAAGGACATCAGGCAAATTGAAAATGGCCAAGTACCTTTACCCAATTACACAGCCGCTGAAAGCAATAGCAGAGGTTATGCCAATGAACATAG GCGTCTGAAGAACCTGAATCTACAGTGA